The DNA sequence TGGGGTGCGGCCGGCCGTGGTGCGCAACATCCCCATGCCGCGCGAGCTGGGGCCGCTGCCCGTGCGTGGAACGATGGGGTTGCCGGAGGACCGCTTCATGCTGGTGTTGCAGGGCAGTGGCATCAACGTGGACCGGGGTGGTGAGGAGGCCGTGCTGGCCATGCGCGAACTGCCCGGCGCACTTTTGCTGTTGATCGGCGGGGGCGATGCCTGGCCCGTGCTGGAACGCCTGGTGAAGGAGCATGGCCTGCAGGACCGTGTGCGCCTGCTGCCCCGCATGCCCTACGAAGAGATGATGCGTTACACCCGCAACGCCGATCTGGGCCTATCGCTGGACAAGGACGGCCACCTGAACTACCGCTACAGCCTGCCCAACAAGCTCTTCGACTATTTCCGGGCCGGCATCCCCGCGTTGGTGACCGACCTGCCGGAAGTGGCCGGCATCGTGCGGAAGTACGAAGCGGGCATCGTGATCGGCCGGCCCGATCCCGCGCTGATCGCTAGCGAGGTGCGCGCCCTGATGGCCGATCCCGCACGGCAGGAGGCCCTGCGTGAAAAGGCTATTTTCGCGGCCGCCTCGCTGGACGGGGTCCAGGAAATGGGGACGCTGCGGGCGTTCCTGAGCGCCCTTGGCTGAACAGCACCTGCATATCGTCAGCTTCGACGTGCCCGCGCCGCCCAATTATGGCGGGGTGATCGATGTCTTCTACAAGGCCAGGGCGCTCGCGGAACTGGGCGTGAAGGTGCATTTGCATTGCTTCCAGTACGGACGCCCCAAGGCCAAGGAGTTGGAGCGCTTCTGCCACAAGGTGTACTACTACTCCCGCAAGCTGGGCAAGCTGCAGCTTTTCAGCAACCTGCCCTACGTGGTGGTGAGCCGGCGCAGCGAATCGCTGATGGACCGCCTGCTGAAGGACGACCACCCCATCCTGTTCGAGGGCCTGCACTGCTGCCACCACCTGGGCGATCCGCGCCTGGCGGGCCGCCGCCGCTTGGTGCGCGCACACAACGTGGAGCACGACTACTACGCCGCGCTGGCCAAGGCCGCCAGCAGCGGCTTTCGCCGCACCTATTTCATCAACGAGGCCCGCAAGCTGCAACGCTTCGAGCCCGTGCTCAGCGAGGCACACCACATACTGGCCATCTCACCCAAGGACCAGCGCTATTTCGACGCGCACTTCCACAA is a window from the Flavobacteriales bacterium genome containing:
- a CDS encoding glycosyltransferase family 4 protein, giving the protein MPRAIVCVTNDLGTDNRVHRTCTVLQELGYEVLLVGRKLPGSMWLERPYDTRRMRLLFRKGPLFYGEYAKRLFLLLLFARCQLIVANDLDTLLPCWLVARLRGKRIVYDSHEFFTEVPELFRPDGRPRFARKVWLVMERWIFPSLRHVITVNDSIARAYELRYGVRPAVVRNIPMPRELGPLPVRGTMGLPEDRFMLVLQGSGINVDRGGEEAVLAMRELPGALLLLIGGGDAWPVLERLVKEHGLQDRVRLLPRMPYEEMMRYTRNADLGLSLDKDGHLNYRYSLPNKLFDYFRAGIPALVTDLPEVAGIVRKYEAGIVIGRPDPALIASEVRALMADPARQEALREKAIFAAASLDGVQEMGTLRAFLSALG